In Subdoligranulum variabile, the genomic stretch CGACAATTATCGAGGACCTTTTCATGCCGACAAATTTTGTCTTTCGCTTTGAAAAAGCGAATCTTTTCATTCCGTTCCAAATGCCCAACAAAAGGCAGCGGCAGGCAGCCGTAAACCGGCAAACCACACCGGAGGATGCCAGACGATCTTCCGTAATTGCGCGTATGGAGAAAATCAAAGACCAGCTGCAAATTCCGGAGTATGTGGAAGAAAACCAGCCCCGAGTATGGCTGGAAGAATCCTATGACTTGGGAGATCTGGTCTTTGCTGTGCTGGACATTCCCTGGAAGGCTTTCTACGAGAAAGCCCAGAGCCTTCTGGAACAATACAAGGACTACGAAATGGCTATCCGCACGGATCTTCTCACACAGGTGGATTGGCGCCACTATCAACCGCCGCAGCCGGAGAAGGAATCCCACGAGCCGTCGTTCAAGAAATGGTTTCCGCTAAATCTGTTTACCCGTCCGGTCAAGAAATCCTCTGCGCAGGAGACTCCTGCAGCAACAGAAGGGACATCAAACCGCACTCCCCGCACGATTGCCCAGGGATTGGCCGCTCCGGAACAAACAGCCTATTGTCAGGTGGCGCAGCTATATGACGATGTGAAGCATTCTTTAGCGGATTATCCGGCTATGGCCGCTTTGTTGGCTCACTATTGCACCAACGCTGCATCGGATTACTATTTGCAAGCCATTAAAACGCTGGACATGACAAGGCTGACCGATCTTGACCGCAGTATCATGGAACAAAACGGCTTTTTAAAGGTATTGCATCATGAGATCTATTGGTGCAATGCGCTGGTGCAGTGCAGTGAATGTGTGGAGCGCTATATGAAAAGTTTTCCTACACCCGATTTTCTCATGAAATCCTACGCCGGGATGGATGATCGGGAACTATGCGCAGCATCGGTGACCGTTCTGAAAATGATTGCTGAACAATTCCGTCTTTTGGCGGATTTCCAGCCGGAACTGGCCAGTCTGGTTCAGTACACGTTGGTGGAAGCGGATCTGCACCCGGACAAAAGCGCCGACCAGCGCTACGGGGATGCTTTGCTAGTGAGACACTCCGGTGTTGCAGCCGGGCAGAAATTATACGAACAGTTGCGGCTACGTATGCTGGGGCGATTGTCTCTGCCGCAGGAAAAAGCCTCCTCCAGAAGACATCCGGATATCGCCAGCCGCAGCTATTTTGTTGCGGACAATCTTCCGGCTGTTGCCATGGCGGAATTTGTGCAGCTGTGCAGCCAGCATGAAACCGCCCGAAAATGCCAACATTGCGGGATGCTATTTTTGTCCAAGAATACGGGTGCAAAATGCTGCAACCGAAAGAGCCCTAATGGAGGGTTGCGCACCTGCCGTGAGGTTCGCAAAGAGGAAAGAGCCAGTGAACGTGAAGTTCCGCCCCCAGTTGATGTTCTCAATAAGGTCAACAAACGGATGAACGGCAGACTTGCTCGTTCTTTGGGTATGACCACAGAGCGTCGAGCCAGCATACTGAAGAGCTGGCGCAAAGAGGTCAAACCCCTTGTGCAGGAAGCAACCGATCATCCAGAAACCTTTGATGAAGAGGCTTTTGATGCTCAGCTGTGTGAGATCTTTAATAGAGTCCGGCAGGAAGAAGCTGCCGCAGAGCGACGCGGACAAGAGGAAGCCTCCAAGAAGCGCAGATGGAAAAGAAAAGGGTAGTGGACTGCTTTTCAGCTTATATGATGGACAGATTTTCTGTTCCATTTGCATATTGGATGTTTTTCATCGCTCATTTTATGCGCTCTTTTGATAGATGGGATGAACGATGCATGATATAATAGATAAAACGATTCGCTACCATGAGGTATTTGAAATGAACAACAAAAAGCCATCCTTTGAAATCACAAATGAAATTATAGACCGCGTGGCTGAGATTGCTGAATTGGTAGGTAGATTGAATGGTAACCCACAACTTATTGCTAACCCAGCATTGCGTCGCAACAACCGCATTCGTACCATTTATGGTTCGCTTGCCATTGAACAGAACACACTTTCCTTGGAACAAGTAACAGCGGTTCTTAACGGCAAACATGTTTTAGCTCCCCCAAAAGACATTGCAGAAGTCAAGAACGCCTATGAAATCTATGATCGGCTTGAAGATCTTGACCCTTATTCGATAGATGATCTGTTAGATGCTCACGCTACTCCACTTGATTGGATTCCCAAAATCAAATATCTCTGCCCAAACAGAAAGATCAGAATTACGGGCAATAACATAAACACACTGGCCACCATAGCAATTCCAATGTCATCCTGTGTAATATTGGCGAGGAACAGGGACATGGGCCAAAGGTTTTGGCTCTTCAAAAACACCAGCGGTTGTTCAATTGCATTCCAGGCTTCAATAAAAGATAAAAGCAATGCGGACAGGATGCCAGGGATTCCAAGCGGAAGACCGATTCTTATATAGGTTGTAATGGCACCGGCACCATCCAGTTCGGCTGCCTCCAGAACGGAAACGGGAATACCGTCGAACCCCTTTTTCATAATAAAGACGGGAAAGGTGGAAACGGCACCGGGCAAGATGATGCTCCAAATCGTGTCCATGAGTCCCAACCGATCCAAAACCAAATAATCCGGCACCATGAGAACTTGAAACGGAAGCAGCATCAGAATCGTATAAATAGTAAAAAGAAGATTCCGACCTCGAAAAGTAAAACGAGAAAACGCCCATGCAGCAGGACTGGCAAGCAGAAATTGCCCAATCAATTGCGGAAATGTGAGGATACAGGTATTCCAGAACATCACAAAAAATTCTGGTGTATCCAACAGGACTTCGATCAATGGCTGTAAAGTGGGCGAATTGGGGATCAGCGGCCAATGCACCGCAGAAGTTCCGTCAAAAATTCCGCCAAGGCTCTGCGTTGCTTCATCGGTACTCATAAGCGCACCAGAAAAGATCATCCAAATCACCAGGCACACAGATGCGGCAAAGGGCACCAATACCAGATAAGGAAGACGAACTGCCTTTTTACGTTTTTTCACTCGGAACCCTCCCGCAACATTCTTAAAAATGGCAGAATTACCATAAGCAGCACAAGGGCAACAACAACAGCCGCTGCCGACAATCGACCAAGATCCAAAGAAGAAAACCAGTTGTTAAACAAATGCTGCAAGAGATAAATACTGTCATCCGGGTAATTTCCCGCCACCAGGTAGGCTTCCCGATATACCTTGAACGTGTTCAAAATACTGAGGATTGTGATAAGCCCCATGGTAGACGGTAAATTTGGCAAGGTGATTTTCCAAAAAATTTGCCAGCTGTTTGCACCGTCAACTTCGGCTGCTTCATACATGCTGGCAGGAATCGCATCCAAACCGGCCAGCCAAAGAATCATATCGTATCCGATGTTCCGCCAAAGGTAGGTTCCCACAAGTACCCCGAAAGCCGCATTGCTATCAAGGAAAGAGATTTCCGGCACTCCCCAAAAAGCCAACAGATTGTTCAAAATACCGTTCTGTGTGAAAAGAGCTTTCCATAGTAAAGAGATGCTGGCGACCGGAATTGCCATTGGCAACAGGCAAGCGGTTTGCAGCTTTTCCCCTTTTGGCAGGATTTTCCTTATCAAAAGAGCGAAAATCAAGCTGGTTACCAAAAGTAGCGGAATGCAGACCAGGATGAATCTCACTGTGTTTGCTACCGCCAAACGAAAGGCATCATTTGAAAAAATTGATTGGTAATTTTTCATACCAAGGAATTTTGTGCCCAAAGGGTTTGTGAAGCTGCGCCGAATCGTTTCTCCAAACGGCACAAAGAGGAAAACGGCAATTCCTATCAGTGAGGGAAGCAAAAACATCCATGCTTGGAACGCTTTTTTTCCCTTTCGGCGAAATGTATTCTTTTTGAAATGCGGTTTTTCGATGGGACGGGCAAACCGCTTGCGCTTAGATTTCATAGCGATATACCGTCTGCGTCTCGGAGTTCAGATCTGCTGCAACAGCGATAG encodes the following:
- a CDS encoding carbohydrate ABC transporter permease, with product MKSKRKRFARPIEKPHFKKNTFRRKGKKAFQAWMFLLPSLIGIAVFLFVPFGETIRRSFTNPLGTKFLGMKNYQSIFSNDAFRLAVANTVRFILVCIPLLLVTSLIFALLIRKILPKGEKLQTACLLPMAIPVASISLLWKALFTQNGILNNLLAFWGVPEISFLDSNAAFGVLVGTYLWRNIGYDMILWLAGLDAIPASMYEAAEVDGANSWQIFWKITLPNLPSTMGLITILSILNTFKVYREAYLVAGNYPDDSIYLLQHLFNNWFSSLDLGRLSAAAVVVALVLLMVILPFLRMLREGSE
- a CDS encoding carbohydrate ABC transporter permease; the protein is MKKRKKAVRLPYLVLVPFAASVCLVIWMIFSGALMSTDEATQSLGGIFDGTSAVHWPLIPNSPTLQPLIEVLLDTPEFFVMFWNTCILTFPQLIGQFLLASPAAWAFSRFTFRGRNLLFTIYTILMLLPFQVLMVPDYLVLDRLGLMDTIWSIILPGAVSTFPVFIMKKGFDGIPVSVLEAAELDGAGAITTYIRIGLPLGIPGILSALLLSFIEAWNAIEQPLVFLKSQNLWPMSLFLANITQDDIGIAMVASVFMLLPVILIFLFGQRYLILGIQSSGVA
- a CDS encoding DUF6076 domain-containing protein; protein product: MPTNFVFRFEKANLFIPFQMPNKRQRQAAVNRQTTPEDARRSSVIARMEKIKDQLQIPEYVEENQPRVWLEESYDLGDLVFAVLDIPWKAFYEKAQSLLEQYKDYEMAIRTDLLTQVDWRHYQPPQPEKESHEPSFKKWFPLNLFTRPVKKSSAQETPAATEGTSNRTPRTIAQGLAAPEQTAYCQVAQLYDDVKHSLADYPAMAALLAHYCTNAASDYYLQAIKTLDMTRLTDLDRSIMEQNGFLKVLHHEIYWCNALVQCSECVERYMKSFPTPDFLMKSYAGMDDRELCAASVTVLKMIAEQFRLLADFQPELASLVQYTLVEADLHPDKSADQRYGDALLVRHSGVAAGQKLYEQLRLRMLGRLSLPQEKASSRRHPDIASRSYFVADNLPAVAMAEFVQLCSQHETARKCQHCGMLFLSKNTGAKCCNRKSPNGGLRTCREVRKEERASEREVPPPVDVLNKVNKRMNGRLARSLGMTTERRASILKSWRKEVKPLVQEATDHPETFDEEAFDAQLCEIFNRVRQEEAAAERRGQEEASKKRRWKRKG